A window of the Janthinobacterium agaricidamnosum NBRC 102515 = DSM 9628 genome harbors these coding sequences:
- a CDS encoding sensor domain-containing diguanylate cyclase, which produces MAIIAAQVRLVSLGNDLSAVMDTASATAVELTGADGAVVELLEGDDIVYRSACGLAEPQLGLRMPVANSLSGFCLSNQSAAICSDSETDSRVNREACRKVGLRAMVIVPLIADGQAIAVMKLVWTAPRAFEQGEADIAQLLANMTAVLMQRAALEGPDILRQRLTLDEETGTPNRSFFHEQLQAKLAPGKADSGPTAIALFRIEGLDSLRGKAGDEMPAMLLEISRRIERECRVGDIVARTGADEFSVLLSMAARRSIVTSQVHRISQAIISEPLRLRQELGLDIKSRLTLRAGSALFPEDGRSAAALVQSARVVLGNDALNMELRVRSQ; this is translated from the coding sequence ATGGCAATTATTGCCGCGCAAGTCAGGCTGGTCAGCCTCGGCAACGACCTGAGCGCGGTGATGGATACCGCGTCGGCAACCGCGGTCGAACTGACCGGGGCCGACGGCGCGGTGGTCGAACTGCTGGAAGGCGACGACATCGTCTACCGTTCCGCCTGCGGCCTGGCCGAACCCCAACTGGGCTTGCGCATGCCGGTGGCAAACAGCCTGTCCGGCTTTTGCCTGAGCAATCAGAGCGCCGCCATCTGCAGCGACAGTGAAACGGATAGCCGGGTCAACCGGGAAGCCTGCCGCAAGGTCGGACTGCGGGCGATGGTGATCGTGCCATTGATTGCGGATGGCCAGGCAATTGCCGTCATGAAATTAGTATGGACCGCGCCGCGCGCCTTCGAACAGGGCGAAGCCGACATCGCGCAGTTGCTGGCGAACATGACCGCGGTGCTGATGCAGCGCGCGGCGCTGGAAGGCCCGGACATTCTGCGGCAGCGCCTGACGCTGGATGAGGAAACCGGCACCCCGAACCGATCCTTCTTCCATGAACAGTTGCAAGCGAAGCTGGCCCCGGGCAAGGCCGACAGCGGCCCCACGGCGATTGCCCTGTTCCGCATCGAAGGCCTGGACAGCTTGCGCGGCAAGGCTGGCGACGAGATGCCCGCGATGCTGCTGGAAATTTCACGCCGGATCGAACGCGAGTGCCGCGTCGGCGACATCGTCGCGCGCACCGGCGCCGATGAGTTCTCCGTCCTGCTCAGCATGGCGGCGCGGCGCTCGATCGTGACCAGCCAGGTGCACCGCATCAGCCAGGCCATCATTTCCGAGCCATTGAGACTGCGCCAGGAACTCGGCCTGGACATAAAAAGCCGGCTGACGCTGCGCGCTGGCAGCGCCCTGTTTCCGGAAGACGGCCGCTCCGCCGCCGCGCTGGTGCAATCGGCCCGTGTCGTACTGGGCAATGATGCGCTCAACATGGAGCTGCGGGTGCGCTCTCAATGA